The Eriocheir sinensis breed Jianghai 21 chromosome 28, ASM2467909v1, whole genome shotgun sequence region TTCTGTATATGGTTGCTTTCAGTACCACCATTTATATCCTCTATTCAGAATTTTCTCATTGACCCGTCATCTTGCtcagttattaatttatttattctagtgatctatttatttatttattaatacctttatttatcattatttgtaTTATTGCTGTGAAGCCTAAATTATGTGACTTTTCATAACATACATAAAATAGATTTATTTTAAGGATTGTATTATGTTGCTTGCCCTCTAGACACCAGCTATGGATGCAGAATCCCTCAGGCTGGCAGAACGGTTGCTGCCATCAACCTACATCAAGCAAGCACGGGAGGCTGACGCCAACCGTCGAGTCAAGATACACCAGCTGTTGGAAAAGGTAAACTCATAattatatgcgtgttatgcacctgtacaggtgctgTGTGCATTATTTATCAAGATCAAGGTAAGTGTGAACTAGGGGGTGAAAGGCTCTATGTTTACACCTCTTTTTAGAAATGAGTTTGCACTGAGAACTGTGACTGTATGGAATAATTTGACTGAAGAAATTGTTTCAcccaaggaagagagaaaacaagataggTTTAGATTTAAATTTCCAATAGAAATGAATAGAATGAAGGAACTCTGCCTCTTGGGGGGTGCAAGCCAGCCTAACTAGGAGCCAGTCCCAAGTCTGGATAAATGGGATATTTTAGTAGAGGTAACAGTCTGTGTCCTTCAGAGTGTAATAAGAAGTTGGCATGGAGACTTACCAGACGGGGAGAGTAAGAAGTCAGCAGGTGAGATATTGTAGAACATCTATAGTTAAGCATTATGGATAGATTAATGCAACATTTTTAGATTATTCAGCATGTAAACTTGTGTGAGGATATTTTTGTGAATGTTGAAAAGTTAGAAAAATGATGATTACATGAAATCATGCTCGTCAAGTCATAATGGCCATTCTTTTGTCTACTATTCCTACTGTATTAATGTTCTTGACCCTTGCCTTTCAGGTGATACCATCAACCCCTTTTCATGAGCTTCTCCCCACAGCGGAAGTGTCCAGATGAAGGCTGGGATGACCAGACCATTGAGGGGTTTCTGGTTGACTTGGCCAAGATGGACAGCAACAACTTTCCAGCCAACTGtggggttggagagagagaggctcgGATCTTTTCAGGTGGGAGGCAGTGATGTGCAGTTCATATCAATATCTTACTTTTCTTAGACGTTAGACCAAATCTCCAGAGCTGGACAATCCAAACACAAACCACAGCATCAGTATAAGTTTATCCTGGATACCATTAGTGGGTTTTATTCAATTTAGGGTTGtgtgttttctatttatttatctaccacAGTCATATCTGTATTTACTTTTGTGGTAAACTTCATAAAATCACATATTGATAACCAAATAGATTAGATAGATATAACTGTATTATATCAGTAATTAGAAATAATTTTCAACCCcttgaatggaggagagccataaagcctccaaccgctcaggaagagtgaaaatggacgttaaacaaaatgatgatgatggtgatgattacaGAAAAATATCATCCTAAACTTTACAAGATCCTCTAATGGTATCCAGAACAAGATTAaacttgtgttgtgtttgtttgcCATGCCCAGCTCTGCAAATCTCATTTTAGTTATGCTGTTTATAATCATTAATATTCATTCAGATGTTATTAAAGAATACGGAATTTTGTTTAAGACATTTAATAACAGAATGGTAAATAAGAGTTCAGTTTTCATTCACATGTCTTGTCAAAAAAATAGCACACTGGAAGCATCCCTATTGAGATTAAAGAAAAACTAATTTTAGCACTAAAGTTCAAACACATTGGCAGGAAAGGAGCCTACCACAAGCTTAGAAGCTATGTTTGGTAACACAGTAGCATGCAGTTGTTTGTGTAAACCACAGCCTGGAGTGAACTAAATTCCCCATTCAAATTGTCTTCTCTGTAGGGGCAGGATCATTGTTATTACAGAAAGAAAACCTTTGCTTAATCTGGGATTGCATGGTTTTCTACATTTCTCAGGTCTAGTGGCTCAGCGCCATTACAGGTTTGGCCATGGCATAGGGCGGTCTGGGGACATCTCTGAGGTGCAACCCAAAGCTGCTGGGTCAAGCCTCCTCAACAAGCTGACCAATGCTATGGTGCTGGACCTCATAAGAAGAATTGGTGAGTACCCTGTGTACTGCACTGTACACATTACATTGTCATAGTCATTACCTGAAGTACCTCTATGTCCTGAACTACTTAATAAATATGAGAATGGAAATGCAAGAAAGAAATTTATGGTTTACTTAAAAAGTCTTGGCATTCTGATTTTactccctttattattatttgtttccaTTATGATCTGTGTCCAACCCTCATCCCCATGATGTGCATATTTCCCTTCTTTGTCCAAGCCTTCAACCCACTTTGACTTAGGAATCCGAGGGACCCAGGCCTGCCTGGTGATGCCAATGGCCACGGGAATGACTGTCATGATGACTCTCCTGTCTCTGCGGGACATTCGACCCCAGGCCAAATATGTCCTCTGGCCACGGATTGATCAGAAGTCTTGCCTGAAAGCTATTGTTACTGCAGGTTAGTTCTCATTATAATAAAATGTGGTCATTTTAATTCAGATTAATTTGATTAATTTGATTATTAAAATATTCTGGACTTATTTATTTTCTGACCACACTTGGTCAAAGCCATGGATGCCAAAAATTGCTGATAAGGTGAGCCAACTGTATACATATAGCATCTAGCAAATCTTTTTGGTGATGACAGTAGCCCATGTTTGCCAGGGTAccaggtggttgtggtggagaatGTCCTTGAAGGGGACGAGTTGAGGACAGATGTGGCAGCCCTCAGGGAGAAGGTGTCCACCCTTGGCCCAGAGAACGTTGCcgccatcctcaccaccaccagctgctTTGCACCCCGAGGCATAGACCGCCTGGAGGAGGTAACATTCTGTGTGTTGTAATAGCACAGTGCAACAATATTGTTTGTCACATTTTTGTCAAATATTTTCAATACTGTAACTGACACTTAGTAACAATGGCAAGTTCAAGATCATTTTGGTGCAAAGGGAAGCTGAGGTTGTGTCATAAGAAAGGAATAGTAATTTGTTTCACAATTAATGGGGGCCACAAGGGGGACTGGGAGGATCTTTGGAAAGGCTCTCCCAAGCTCCCCTTTTGTTGCCGCCATGGCTGAGCGAGGTCCAGCTTCACTGAGAAAACTAAATCATTCACATCTTTGGTCTTTCCTGTACATGTCAACCAGTATCTTCAGCCTTCTTTATCCCAACTTCTAAGTTTTCTGTTTATAGGAAAATGTTTGGCTTTGAAATTCctcttttaccttgttttcttttcttccattttgctaACCCTTTAATTTTCATAGCTTTATTAAATCCACTatctgtcacttttttttatagaaCTATATTCAGTAGTACATATATGTCTGGATACATTAATCAAAAAgcctttaaacttttttttttgtttcccttctctaGGTGGCAAAGATCTGCAAGGAACACAACATTCCTCACATCATCAATAATGCATATGGTCTTCAGTCAACCAAGTGTCTCCACCACATACAGCAAGCTGCAAAGTTAGTACAAGATGCACTTTTCTTACGAGTACTACGGGCTTCTTATAGTGATATGAGCTTTaattaattttaatttttaatGCTATATATTTAAGATTAATCTGGTATTCTCTGTATAGCAACTCAATAataaattatcattatcattctcctcACTTTGTCACCTTATTttccatatcatcatcatcagcagccatTACTAGTCAACTGCAGGACAAAGAGCTTTTTCAATAATATTGCATGTTACCACAGAGTTGGACGAGTGGATGCATTCATCCAGAGCACAGACAAGAACTTCATGGTTCCAGTAGGAGGAGCCGTTGTGGCAGGGTTTGATGCTCAGTTCATGGAGAACATTGGAAAAAAGTATCCTGGTGAGTACCTCAGGAAGGTTGGACTCAGATTTACATTACATTTGTGGTTCATCATATCTGAGACAGTAACTGCCTTGGGCCTTTGCCGCTCCACACCCCAAATGCATGTCATCCTGAATATCTATATTTGTCCTGTGATTCAGTACAGAGTTGTAGACCTTGGTTATAATGTACTTCAATGTGAAAAAGATGATATATCTTCTTTGACTGGAAATTTCACAACTCGGAAAAATGGAAACGGTTTTCATTCCCAACAGTTTATCTTAGTAGTGCCTCTTCCTGTTTTAGGGCGAGCATCGGTGACTCCAGTGATGGACCTGTTCATCACACTGCTGTCCATGGGGGTGCAAGGCTACACCTCCCTCATGAGCCAGCGCACGGACCAAATGGAGTACCTGCGCACCAGACTGGGGGAGGTGGCTGCCACTTTCAACCTACAATTACTCCAAACCAAAAATAACCCGATATCTATGGGTGAGAGGagaaataatgtacatttgttattACTGCTTTTACTTGATAACTGATGTACTAAGATTATAcatgctgaaaaaaaatatatataaatgtaattCCAGGAAATTTAGGCACATTACATAAGTAGCTAAATCATCTATGTTATTCTAGTACCAAGATGGTTTAGCTACTATATAACATGCCTAAATATCCAGGCATTATATGAATGTAGTGTaaatgtcatcatcattatcattagcaGCATTATCATTCTAGTTTATATCTTCAACTTCTTAAAGTTTCCAGCGATTTTGCTTCCCTTGCAATCTTttacatctat contains the following coding sequences:
- the LOC127004557 gene encoding O-phosphoseryl-tRNA(Sec) selenium transferase-like isoform X2 → MSFSPQRKCPDEGWDDQTIEGFLVDLAKMDSNNFPANCGVGEREARIFSGLVAQRHYRFGHGIGRSGDISEVQPKAAGSSLLNKLTNAMVLDLIRRIGIRGTQACLVMPMATGMTVMMTLLSLRDIRPQAKYVLWPRIDQKSCLKAIVTAGYQVVVVENVLEGDELRTDVAALREKVSTLGPENVAAILTTTSCFAPRGIDRLEEVAKICKEHNIPHIINNAYGLQSTKCLHHIQQAAKVGRVDAFIQSTDKNFMVPVGGAVVAGFDAQFMENIGKKYPGRASVTPVMDLFITLLSMGVQGYTSLMSQRTDQMEYLRTRLGEVAATFNLQLLQTKNNPISMGLTIPKGAGTELGSQLFLRGVSGVRVVTPHQVKTVAGITLKGWGAHHPNYPQGYLTAAAALGMAKGDIETFVARLEKCLKKLCDKLRERGRETDENSVGS
- the LOC127004557 gene encoding O-phosphoseryl-tRNA(Sec) selenium transferase-like isoform X1, whose amino-acid sequence is MDAESLRLAERLLPSTYIKQAREADANRRVKIHQLLEKRKCPDEGWDDQTIEGFLVDLAKMDSNNFPANCGVGEREARIFSGLVAQRHYRFGHGIGRSGDISEVQPKAAGSSLLNKLTNAMVLDLIRRIGIRGTQACLVMPMATGMTVMMTLLSLRDIRPQAKYVLWPRIDQKSCLKAIVTAGYQVVVVENVLEGDELRTDVAALREKVSTLGPENVAAILTTTSCFAPRGIDRLEEVAKICKEHNIPHIINNAYGLQSTKCLHHIQQAAKVGRVDAFIQSTDKNFMVPVGGAVVAGFDAQFMENIGKKYPGRASVTPVMDLFITLLSMGVQGYTSLMSQRTDQMEYLRTRLGEVAATFNLQLLQTKNNPISMGLTIPKGAGTELGSQLFLRGVSGVRVVTPHQVKTVAGITLKGWGAHHPNYPQGYLTAAAALGMAKGDIETFVARLEKCLKKLCDKLRERGRETDENSVGS